One Plasmodium coatneyi strain Hackeri chromosome 14, complete sequence genomic window carries:
- a CDS encoding Variable surface protein Vir7-like protein — MAAGKGEPLTENNLGRLPSQSAYNELGGQTGACSSTLDDRLLRREERKLEEALTNYENVKVFVDEIVGAWCFIHKTKKVSDPTDPWCYWFYYWLGNTALQVSGKIFLSDFMNTVYNALEKVDVTHKCEKIGEHISKIDFNQIRTVYEYYRDFEAIRAQLSGSGYQCDEKYEEHLQDILKSYEPVHTKCNGGVYGEHCKEFQDMFTDDKYRDLLLPKNRTVVTVSKSMEQLPASSTANTALSTAIVPSTVATLLGLPAVGFLLYKVSIMKFEM; from the exons aTGGCAGCCGGGAAAGGGGAACCGTTGACT GAGAACAATTTGGGCAGATTACCTTCACAGTCAGCGTATAATGAACTCGGTGGGCAGACAGGTGCTTGTAGTTCCACTCTAGATGATCGACTTCTacgaagggaagaaagaaaattggAGGAGGCATTAACAAATTATGAAAATGTTAAGGTCTTTGTCGATGAAATTGTAGGAGCCTGGTGTTTCATACATAAAACGAAGAAAGTCTCTGACCCTACTGATCCATGGTGTTATTggttctattattggttagggaaTACAGCCCTCCAAGTATCGggcaaaattttcctttcagATTTCATGAATACAGTTTATAATGCATTGGAAAAGGTAGATGTTACGcataaatgtgaaaaaataggTGAACACATTAGCAAAATCGATTTCAACCAAATAAGGACAGTATATGAATACTACAGGGATTTTGAAGCCATACGAGCACAGTTAAGTGGAAGTGGGTACCAATGTGAcgagaaatatgaagaacaTCTGCAAGATATTCTTAAATCTTATGAGCCTGTGCATACGAAATGTAACGGAGGAGTTTATGGGGAACACTGTAAGGAATTCCAAGACATGTTCACGGACGACAAATATAGGGACCTACTGCTCCCGAAGAACCGTACTGTAGTAACTGTATCAAAGTCCATGGAACAACTTCCTGCTTCCAGTACAGCAAATACAGCACTTTCTACTGCCATCGTCCCTTCCACAGTTGCAACACTACtaggattaccagcagttggtttccttctatataaagtgAGTATCATGAAATttgaaatgtaa
- a CDS encoding KIR-like protein produces the protein MIMHICDVYAKLQRLSSYRLYYKLFNDGDTENCDNPDDSVQGLVSKLQSNFQGCGDIITDATKIAHAYCYACTQNGLGTFGDVPCYFFYYWLGDKYGKNLVDKNLSDLLGDIYSTFKVSSRRKKCNVTYTNVNKNLLPQMKKVYEYYYEHDTINAGLLKSWPNCEKQWLEYLKEVSIACKNLESVCTAEESPIAGSYCSVFKNKYRSHCNTAEALNFYCTEKSKLEQLKTDKQRAERQAQSTQSQLNEALNKANKASSLSSAFGTLALLELPALLFLAYKYKPWSSWFGIHSGGRRKSRKRRTAVESDFDTLREASTTDSVLDASENSTVGSGAYNTRPSTGGRERANNNTRGRGMVGYQNM, from the exons ATgattatgcacatatgtgatGTGTACGCCAAACTCC AACGATTAAGTTCATATAGGCTATATTATAAGTTGTTCAATGATGGTGATACGGAGAACTGCGATAACCCTGATGATAGTGTTCAGGGGTTAGTGAGTAAATTACAAAGTAACTTCCAGGGGTGTGGAGACATTATTACAGACGCTACGAAAATCGCACATGCCTATTGTTACGCATGTACGCAGAATGGACTAGGGACATTTGGAGATGTAccgtgttattttttttattattggttgggagatAAATACGGGAAGAATTTAGTTGATAAAAATTTGTCAGACCTCCTGGGAGATATTTATAGTACGTTCAAAGTGTCTTCCCGTAGGAAGAAATGTAATGTTACATACACTAATGTTAATAAAAACCTCCTcccccaaatgaaaaaagtatatgaatattattacGAGCACGATACCATAAACGCCGGCTTACTGAAGAGTTGGCCCAACTGTGAAAAACAGTGGTTAGAATACCTAAAAGAAGTTTCCATAGCATGTAAAAATTTGGAATCAGTTTGCACAGCAGAGGAGAGTCCTATTGCTGGGTCATATTGTTCCGTCTTCAAGAACAAGTACAGGTCACATTGTAATACCGCGGAAGCGTTAAACTTTTACTGCACAGAAAAATCTAAATTGGAACAACTAAAAACAGACAAACAGCGTGCAGAACGGCAAGCACAATCCACACAATCCCAACTAAACGAAGCATTAAATAAAGCAAATaaagcttcttctctttcttctgcttttggtacCTTAGCACTACTAGAATTACCTGCACTCCTTTTCCTCGCATATAAG tataaaccatggtcttcttggttcgGTATCCAttctggaggaagaagaaaaagcagaaaaaggagaacggCAGTTGAAAGCGACTTTGATACTCTAAGGGAAGCTTCCACAACGGATTCCGTACTGGATGCAAGTGAAAATTCCACAGTAGGATCTGGTGCATACAACACAAGGCCGTCTAccgggggaagggaaagagcaaataataatacacggggtcgcgggatggtaggttatcagaacatgtaa
- a CDS encoding KIR protein, translated as MAPTGTTTEQILKKLQSYNLFYGTFNNGLDDCSDKGAKAEQLRAALNGNFSQCQKIIDDAKKIAGAYCSACFMNSTQYYKNEPCYFFYYWLGELFFKHRSKEDLDNFLEIVYRTMRNVPDSKKCNIKYKDENKHIFEQKRKVHIFSSDYGTIQRLVGNCKPTDCSEYLKYLQDIKAACKLVSVGCDGSGHESGEYCNDYNEKYKNYCDKNLQELIDLCIERKQRKPNPNPNQAGSSGSFSDSEEDDLDDFPSKLGYSRFNGQVKYTVENIPECNEETVKANLNNALDKYASIKEDIDKIAKAWCYTVKGRAGEELNNDLYYLFYYWLGGIVWKKGESNTFPVVMNAIYSALWGVLHKISATPMCTNIDQGKFNQMKKVFNYYYDYSTITECIESSPASGPNCTDKYSDYLDKADAAYGGMEKYCGPGNNLNRTCCTYFKKISNQSDGNSILKPLELKSKLEPLRRERSLELGPLPTADGATSSGGATPAIISSTAALIGLPMAAFFLYKVISTI; from the exons ATGGCACCAACAGGGACAACAACA gaacaaattttaaagaaGTTACAGTCCTATAATTTGTTCTATGGAACCTTCAATAACGGTTTGGACGACTGTAGTGACAAGGGTGCCAAGGCTGAACAGTTGAGGGCTGCATTGAATGGCAATTTCTCACAATgtcaaaaaattattgacgATGCTAAAAAAATCGCGGGCGCATACTGTTCCGCATGTTTCATGAATAGCACCCAGTACTACAAGAATGAaccctgttattttttttattattggttgggagaGTTATTCTTCAAGCATCGGAGTAAAGAAGACTTAGATAATTTCTTAGAAATAGTTTACAGAACAATGAGAAATGTTCCCGATAGTAAGAAGTGTAATATTAAGTACAAAGATGAGAACAAGCATATTTTCgagcagaagaggaaagtaCATATTTTCTCCAGTGACTATGGAACCATACAGAGACTTGTAGGAAACTGTAAGCCTACAGATTGTTCAGAGTATTTAAAGTATCTACAGGATATTAAAGCAGCATGTAAGCTTGTGAGTGTAGGTTGCGATGGAAGTGGGCATGAAAGTGGTGAATACTGTAACGattataatgaaaaatataagaactaCTGTGATAAGAACCTACAGGAACTGATAGATCTATGTATTGAGCGCAAACAACGCAAACCAAATCCTAATCCAAATCAGGCGGGCAGTTCAGGCAGTTTTTCCGATAGTGAG GAGGATGATTTGGATGATTTCCCTTCAAAATTAGGGTACAGCAGATTCAACGGGCAAGTAAAGTATACTGTGGAAAATATACCTGAGTGTAACGAGGAAACGGTAAAGGCTAATTTAAACAACGCATTAGACAAGTATGCAAGTATTAAGGAAGATATTGATAAGATTGCAAAAGCTTGGTGTTATACAGTTAAGGGGAGAGCAGGAGAAGAACTGAATAATGATTTATATTAcctcttctattattggctaGGAGGTATAGTGTGGAAGAAGGGCGAAAGTAATACCTTCCCAGTAGTTATGAATGCCATTTATTCTGCATTGTGGGGGGTGCTTCATAAAATTAGTGCTACACCTATGTGCACTAATATTGACCAAGGTAAGTTCaaccaaatgaaaaaagtattcaATTACTACTATGACTATTCAACTATAACAGAGTGCATAGAAAGTTCCCCGGCGTCAGGACCCAATTGTACTGACAAATATTCAGATTATCTGGACAAAGCTGATGCTGCATATGGGGGAATGGAGAAATATTGTGGACCAggtaataatttaaatagGACATGTTGTACTTATTTTAAGAAAATTTCCAATCAGAGTGATGGCAACAGTATTCTCAAGCCATTAGAATTGAAATCTAAATTAGAACCTTTAAGAAGGGAGCGTTCTCTCGAATTAGGTCCATTACCTACAGCAGATGGGGCAACCTCCTCTGGAGGCGCCACCCCAGCCATCATCTCCTCCACAGCTGCACTAATAGGTTTACCAATGGCTGCTTTCTTTCTGTACAAAGTAATTAGCACAATATGA
- a CDS encoding KIR protein produces MSSVPSLQGLPSEFDFYHEFKSSQVDCASGNGCSDEISQYQLAQKFPNSIDRDQVEHALAHIYNIYKNGDKKSLECTARHFFYYWIGDKLSNSNGGSGTFRAAMSVICRRIKDNYKPGGCELPCDDSGHVDRDIFNSRKKLFDFWYDGNIVQTLLEISGSEGTKICAKYIGEIDEAYEAVQTHCGTNGSDKYCTEFWNKNRNKINQALQGVNHGLQAAQKRTTEAAKATSAAVEEAVRNATTTSSISSILGTLAATTVPFFLYKYKLLPSWFGNNSNGRSRKKRSTARNRDTLTEDSSTFDSTDTSTIGPTDLAENSTVRSGVYTTPSTRQSTGRTNNAPGRPNIGYQNL; encoded by the exons ATGTCATCG GTACCATCTCTACAGGGGTTACCTTCAGAGTTTGATTTCTATCATGAATTCAAGAGCAGCCAGGTGGACTGTGCAAGTGGAAATGGCTGCTCCGATGAAATAAGTCAATATCAATTGGCACAGAAGTTCCCGAATAGTATTGATCGGGATCAAGTGGAGCACGCATTAGcccatatatacaacatatacaaaaatggagaTAAAAAATCACTGGAATGTACAGcacgccattttttttattattggataggggacAAACTATCTAACAGTAATGGGGGAAGTGGCACTTTTCGAGCTGCCATGAGTGTTATTTGCAGAAGAATAAAGGATAACTATAAGCCAGGAGGATGTGAACTTCCCTGTGATGATAGTGGACACGTTGACAGAGACATCTTCAacagtagaaaaaaattattcgaCTTTTGGTATGATGGTAACATAGTACAAACATTGCTAGAAATTAGTGGGTCTGAAGGTACGAAGATATGTGCGAAATACATAGGGGAAATCGATGAAGCATATGAAGCTGTGCAAACACATTGTGGAACCAACGGAAGTGATAAGTACTGTACAGAATTttggaataaaaataggaataaaattAATCAGGCATTACAAGGAGTGAACCACGGATTACAGGCTGCACAGAAACGTACAACGGAGGCAGCAAAAGCAACCTCTGCAGCAGTAGAAGAAGCCGTCCGCAatgccaccaccacctcttcCATCTCCTCTATACTTGGCACCTTAGCAGCGACGAcagttcctttcttcctatataaa tATAAACTTCTACcctcttggtttggtaacaattctaatggaagaagcagaaagaaAAGGTCTACCGCACGAAACCGTGATACGTTGACAGAAGACAGCTCAACGTTCGACTCAacggacacttccacaataggtccAACGGATCTAGCCGAAAATTCCACAGTGCGCTCTGGCGTGTACACTACACCGTCCACAAGACAGTCTACTgggagaacaaataatgcACCAGGTCGTCcaaatataggttatcaaaaccTGTAA